In Callithrix jacchus isolate 240 chromosome 18, calJac240_pri, whole genome shotgun sequence, one DNA window encodes the following:
- the LOC144580165 gene encoding uncharacterized protein LOC144580165 isoform X1, which translates to MVSWGSCDVAMASFEEKIQFKHEPWGQCGKRAPGISAGLLDTSDNEAGTDLMLPDGSVAHSLEELSLAWQVSRWMVTAGPPRSLSQPAQDRAPPAGLLPGPLIQLGELLPGGECEPVPWSTASSFPNLPWGLAWSRGLG; encoded by the exons ATGGTGAGCTGGGGATCCTGTGATGTGGCCATGGCCAGCTTTGAGGAGAAGATACAGTTCAAGCATGAGCCATGGGGCCAGTGTGGAAAGAGAGCTCCAG gcaTATCCGCTGGCCTTCTGGACACCAGCGACAACGAAGCAGGCACCGATCTGATGTTGCCGgacggctctgtggctcacagccTGGAGGAGCTCAGCCTGGCCTGGCAAGTGAGCAG GTGGATGGTGACTGCAGGGCCACCGAGAAGCCTGAGCCAACctgcccaggacagagccccTCCCGCCGGCCTTCTTCCAGGACCCCTCATCCAGCTTGGGGAACTGCTTCCGGGTGGTGAGTGTGAGCCTGTGCCCTGGAGCACAGCAAGCTCTTTCCCCAATCTACCCTGGGGATTGGCATGGAGCAGAGGCCTAGGCTAG
- the LOC144580165 gene encoding uncharacterized protein LOC144580165 isoform X2: protein MVSWGSCDVAMASFEEKIQFKHEPWGQCGKRAPGISAGLLDTSDNEAGTDLMLPDGSVAHSLEELSLAWQVDGDCRATEKPEPTCPGQSPSRRPSSRTPHPAWGTASGW, encoded by the exons ATGGTGAGCTGGGGATCCTGTGATGTGGCCATGGCCAGCTTTGAGGAGAAGATACAGTTCAAGCATGAGCCATGGGGCCAGTGTGGAAAGAGAGCTCCAG gcaTATCCGCTGGCCTTCTGGACACCAGCGACAACGAAGCAGGCACCGATCTGATGTTGCCGgacggctctgtggctcacagccTGGAGGAGCTCAGCCTGGCCTGGCAA GTGGATGGTGACTGCAGGGCCACCGAGAAGCCTGAGCCAACctgcccaggacagagccccTCCCGCCGGCCTTCTTCCAGGACCCCTCATCCAGCTTGGGGAACTGCTTCCGGGTGGTGA